TCGTCGCCTACGAACCCGTCTGGGCCATCGGCACCGGCAAGGTGGCGACGCCGGGACAGGCGAGCGAGGCCCACCGGGTGATCCGCGCGACGCTCGACCGCGTCGTGGGGGCGGAAACCGGGAACGCGGTCGCGATTCTCTACGGCGGCAGCGTCAACGCCGGCAACGCCGCGACCCTGTTCGCCGAGGAGGAGATCGATGGAGCGCTCGTGGGAGGGGCCTCGCTGGAGGCGGCGGGTTTCTGGAAGATCGTGGCCGCCGCCTCGTCCCGGGCCTGACCGCGGGGCGCCGATCGCTCGCGGAGGACGTCGCCGGCGGTTTTGACGACCTCCGGCACGGCTGCTAGATTCTCCGCCCGCTTCCCGCGCCACGGCGGCGCGGAACCAGGAATCCCTCTCCAGAGGTCGGCATGTACGGCGTCGTACTCGCGCTTCACCTCATCGTCTGCCTCGCGCTCGTCGCGGTCGTCCTCGTCCAGTCGGGTCAGGGGGGCGGGCTCGCCGGCGGCGCTTTCGGCGGCGCAACGCAGACGGTCTTCGGCGGCCGCGGGGCCACGGACTTCATCACCAAGGCCACCGTCTGGCTGGGGGTGACGTTCTTCGTCACCTCGCTGGTGCTGGCCAAGATGACGACCGGGACGGTCAGCAGCGGCGCGAAGCGAAGCCTGATCCAGCAGCAGGCCCGCAAGGCGGCCCAGTCGGCTCCGGCGGCGGTCCCGTCGTCCCCGGGCGCGACGCCGGTGCCGGGGGCGGCTCCGTCGGGCGGGGCGCCTGCGCCGTCGCCGGCGGGCGGCTCGCGCTGACGCGCGGCCCGCGGGAGAACATCCGTGCCCGGGTGGTGGAATTGGTAGACACGTACGTTTGAGGGGCGTATGGGGAAACCCGTGCGAGTTCAAATCTCGCCCCGGGCACCATCAGGAGATCGGCCGGGCCTCGCGCGACGCGCGGGGCCCGGTGCGTTTTCGAGGGAGCGGTCATCGCTCCGACGCGCGGATTCCCGGAATGAGGAGACGCCCGCCGGGGTACGAGGGGCGGGCGTCGGGTCGGGACGGGAGGTGCGAATGCCGCTAGGGAAGAATTTCCTGCACGTAGCCTTCCATCGTCTCGCCGTCGATGTAGCCGACGACGCGACGAACGATCTCGCCCTTGCGGTTGATGAAGAACGTGGTCGGGATCGAGCGAATCGGGCCGTAGGCGTCGAGAACTTCGTCGTTGGCCATCGCGATCGTGAACCGCACGCCCAGGTCCCGCGCGAAGCGCCGCACCGGTGCCGGCCCGGTTTCGTCCACCGACATGCCGATGACCGCGAGTCCGCGTTTGGCGTAACGCTGCTGCATGCTGCTCAGGTGCGGCATGCTCGCCCGGCACGGGGCGCACCATGTGGCCCAGAAGTCCACGATGACGGGCCGGTTCCGGTAGTCGGAGGAACGCACCGCACGCCCCTCCACGCTCTTGACCGAGAAGGCGGGAGCGTGGTTGTCGCCGGCGCCCGCGGGCACCGCGAAAGCGCCGATCGCGAGCAGGACGGCGAGGCCGATGGATTTCGGGTGGGGGAGCGCTGGAGACCGCACGGCGTGTCCTTTCGCTGCGATGACGACGATGTGTTCGGCCGTTCGACACACGACTCTAAACCCTCGCGAGGGTGTCGCACGCCCGGGAGCGGCGAAATTTTCAGGCACTTGACCGCCGCGCGCTTCGTCGCGGGGTTCGCGGGTGTCTCGCGGGTCCGCGCGAGTCGCGCGTGTGCGCGGTGTGAATGCCCGCCGCCCCGAGCCGCGCTTTGCTCTGGGTGCCGGCGGCGCGCTGTGCTAGCGTGCCGACGCTCTCCCGACACCACCCCGACCGGCCCGCTCGGGTCCGGACCGACTTCACAAGGAAGGTGAAGCCGATGGAAATGTCCTTCGTCGTTCTGCAGCTCGGGGGCGGGGTCCGCTCCACGATCCCCTCGCTGATCGCGCACGCGAGCCTGTTCTCCAAGGGCGTGTTGCTGCTGCTGCTGGTCATGTCGGTCTATTCGTGGGCGATCCTCTGGGACCGGCTGCGGCTCTACGCGACGGCCCGGCGACAGGACGCCTCGTTCCTCACCGCGTTCCGCCGCCTGGGCGACGCCGCCGACTGCCGGCTCGTGGCCGAGCAGCATCCGGCCAGCGTCCTGGCGCGCACGGCGCTCGCCGGCCAGAAGGCGCTCGAGCAGTACTCGTCCGAGCACATGGGCCCCGCGGCCCGCTGGGAACTCGCGCAACACGCCATGGACCGGGCCGCCAACGAGGAGGTGGCCTCGCTCGAACGCCACGTCGGCTTCCTCGCGACCACCGGCAGCGTGGCGCCATTCGTCGGCCTGATGGGCACCGTGTGGGGCGTCATGGTGTCGTTCGTGAACATCGGCGCCCAGGGCTCGGCGACGCTCGTGGTGGTGGCGCCCGGCATCGCCGAGGCGCTGATCGCGACCATCGCCGGCCTCGCGGCCGCGATTCCGTCGGTCATCGGTTACAATCATTGCCTCGGCCGGCTGCACGAGGCGGGCAATCGCGCGTCCTCCTTCACGGCCGAGTTCCTCGCCGGCAGACTCGGAGCGCAGCTCAAGTGATGGCCGCCGGGGGTGGCCGGCGCCGGCCGATGGCGGAGATCAACGTCACGCCGCTGGTGGACGTGGTGCTGGTCCTGCTCATCATCTTCATGGTGACCGCGCCCTTCCTCTCCGGCGGGCTCGAGATCGACCTGCCGAAGGTCTCCACGCGCGGACTCGACGTGCACGAGGGCCTGATCGTCAGCATCCGCAGGGACCTGACGCTGGCGGTCGGGGAGAAGGTCGTGCCCGCGCGCGGCTTCGAGGCCGCCCTCGTGGCCGCCCGCGCCGCCGAACGCCCTGTCTTCCTCAAGGCCGACCAGGCCGTGCCCTACGGAACCATCGTCGAGTACATCGCGCGCATGCGTCGCGCCGGCGTCTCGCAGCTCGGCCTCGTCACCGAACCTCCGAGGACGCCGCGATGAAGAGCGCGGTCGCCGGCTCGGCCGCCGTGCACCTCGGGCTCGCCGCCGTCGTGCTGCTGTGGCGCGCGGGTGGCACGGTGCTCGTGCCCGGCCCCGACGTCGTCCAGGTGTCGCTGGTGGACGCCTCGCTGGCCGCCGCCCCCGCGGCGGCGGCGGCCCCGGCCGCGACGCGGCCGGGCGAACGGGCGCCGACCGACGAACCGGGCGTGCGCATCGAAAAGCCGAAGAAGCGCGAGCCGCGCAAGCCTGAGGACGCGCTCCCACCCGCGCCCGCGCGGCCGGCCACCCCCGCGCCGGCACCGAAGGTGGCGCTGCCCTACGCCGACGTCGGCGGCGGAATGCGCGGGCAGGTGGCGGTGGACGCCAGCAACTTCGAGTTCGCCTACTACCTGCAGCAGGTGCGCGTGCTGATCGCGCGCAACTGGACGCCGCAGCCCGGCCTGCCGCCGGGCACCCGCGCCGAGGTCTACTTCCGGGTCTCGCGCGACGGTTCGATCACCGCCCCGGTCGTGGAGCGGCCGAGCGGCAACGATTACTTCGATCAGTCCGCGCGCCGCGCGGTGCTGGTGACCGGTCACCTGCCCCCGCTGCCGCTGGGCTGGGCGGGCGCCGACCTCGGCATTCACTTCGGTTTCGAATACTCGGGAGACTGATGCGAACCTCTCCGTTCGCGATGCTGTCGCCGTGGGTCGCCCTGCTCGCGCTCGCCTCGGCGGCGCTGGCGCAGGACGTGCGCCTCGACATCCGCTCGGGCGCCTCGAGCCGGCTGCCCATTCGCTGCCTGCCCCTCGCGCCGGCGGGCGACCGCGACGCGCGCACGAGCAGCGTTCAGGCGGACGAGGTGCTGGCCTCCGACCTGCAGGCGTCCGCGGTGTTCCAGGTGGCGAAGGCCTGGGACCCGGGCGTGCTCGCGCCGCCTCCCGCCCAGGCCGACATCGGCGGCAAATGGACCGTCAACGGCGCCTCCGTTCGCCTGGCGGGCGAGGTCGTGGACGCGACCAGCCGCAAGGCGATCCTCACGCGCGAGTACCGCGGTCCGCTCGCGCGCTGGCGCGAACTCGTCCACCGGTTCGCCGACGACATCGTGATGCAGTTCACCGGCGAACCCGGCGTCGCCTCGACGAAGATGGCGTTCGTCGCCCAGGAAGGCCGCGCGAAGGAACTTTGGGTGATGGATGCCGACGGCTGGGGCGCCCATCCGCTCACCGCGGACGGCTCGATCGTGCAGTCGCCGGCCTGGGCGCCCGACGCCTCGCTGCTGCTGTTCACTTCCTATCGGGGCGGGACGGGGCCGCAGCTCTGGGTGCTGTCGCCGGAGCAGCGCAAGCCGTTCCTCGTCTCGGGCCGGCCCGGGCTGAACACCAGCGGAGCCTACTCGCCCGACGGCCAGAGCATCGCCTGCACGCTGAGCCGCGACGGCAACGCCGAAATCTACCGGCTCGACGCCCGCGGCGGCTCCCCGCAGCGCCTGACGGATTCGCGGGGAATCGACACGTCTCCCGCGTGGTCGCCCACCGGGCGCGCGATCGCCTTCACCTCGGACCGCTCCGGCCAGCCACAAGTCCATGTCATGGATGCCGACGGCAGCAACGTGCACCGCTTGACGTATGACGTGAGCTACACCGACTCTCCGGCCTGGTCCCCGAAGGGCGACCGGATCGCGTTCGTGACGCGAACCGGCGCAGGCTTCGATATCTGGATGTGCCGACCGGACGGCAGCGGCGCGACGCCGGTGGTCACCGGCGGCAGCAACGAGAACCCGCGCTGGTCGCCTGACGGCCGGCACCTCGTTTTCACGTCGAACCGCGACGGCAGCCGTTCCCTGTGGGTCAGCGACATCGACGGGGCGGAGCCGAGGAAGCTCGACACTGGAGGCCGCAAGGCATTCTCACCCGCATGGTCCCCTCGCATCACCGGCGAGGTCCGGCCCTGAGGCCCGCCATGCATCGCCCGAGAAGGAGTTCCCGCATGCGTCTTGCCCCGATCCGCTTCGCGGCCCTCGCCCTGATGGCGGCGGCCCTCCTCGCAGCCGGTTGCGCGAAGAAGACGACGCCGGTCCAGACCGCCCCCGTTCCGCCGTCCACGACGCCCGCGCCGACGCCTTCGACGCCCGCGCCCGTGCCGACGCCTCCCGCGCCTTCGACTCCCGCCGCCTCGATCTCGGACCTCGCGACCGTGCACTTCGCGCTCGATTCCTCGGCGCTCGACGACGCGGCACGCGCGATCCTGGACCGCAACGCCAGGCTGCTTCGTGACAACGCCGACTGGACCGTGACCATCGCCGGCAACTGCGACGAACGCGGAACCGTCGAATACAACCAGGCGCTCGGAGAGCGGCGCGCCCTCGCGGTCCGCGACTACCTGATCGCCGCCGGCGTGCCGGACTCGCGACTCAAGACGATCTCCTACGGCAAGGAGATGCCGGTGGACGACGGTCACGACGAGGCCGCCTGGGCGAAGAATCGCCGGGCGGATTTCTCTCGGTGACGCCCGCCGGGGCCGCGGCTCCCCTCCGGCGTGGCGCGGGCGCGATCGCCGTGCTCGTGCTGCTCGGTTCGTCGGCGCTGACCCCGGGCTGCTATACGACGCAGCTCGGGCTGCTGCGCTCGGGACTCGACAGCCTGCGAGCGCAGGTGGACACGATGCGCGCGAACGACGCGGTCGCGGCCCGCCTGATCGAGGACACGCGGCGTGAAGTCGGGGAGCAGCGCGACCTCGTCCTCAGCGCGCAGGCGCGGCAGTCGTCCACACAGCGCGACCTGGCGGACCTGGTCTCGCGGCTCGAGGGACGTCTCGACGAGGTGCTGAGCCGCGTGACGCGGGTGAGCGAGCGGTCGGGAGCCTCGCGCCCGCCCGTGGCTCCGCATCCGGATGCCGGCAGCGTGCCTGCGGCCGGCGGAACGGCTGCGCCGGGCACGCCGGCGACCTCGGCGCCGGCATCGCCCTCCGGGCCGAGCCCCTCGCAACTCTTCGACCTCGCGACCCGCGATCTCACCGAGGGTCGCTACCCGCTCGCGCTGCAGGGCTATCGCGAGTTCCTCGCGAAGTTCCCGGACACCGAACTCGCGGACAACGCGCAGTACGGCGTCGGCGAATGCTTCTTCGCGCAGGCGGCGTTCGACAGCGCGGCGGCCGAGTACGCGAAGGTCGGGGAACGCTGGCCGCAGGGGGACCGCGCCCCGGCGGCGCTCTACAAGCTGGCGCTCAGCCAGGAGCGGCTCGGCCGCTCAGCCGACGCGCGCGCGACGTTCGAGGATCTCGTCAAACGCTTCCCGGCTTCGAGCGAAGCCGGGCTCGCCCGCGACCGCATTGGCGCCTCGCGCCGCTGAAGGGCACGGGCGTCGGAACCGCGCGCGGCGCGCTCGCGCCGCGCGCCTTTCCGTCCTGACGCTCGCGGTGTTCGCCGGCGCCGGCCCGGCCCGCGCCGCCGACCTGCCGGCCGACACGCTCACCGGCCGGATCGTTCGTCGCGTCGAGGTGCGGGCCTTCGAGATCTTCGATCCGCTGCCGGCCGGCCGCCTGCGCGGGCTCTACGCGCTGGCGAATCGCCTGCACGTGCGCACCCGGGAGTCCACGATCCGCACCGCGGTCGTCGCCCGCCCGGGAGCGCGCTGGTCCGCCGGGCGGCGGGCCGAGAGCGAGCGACGCCTCCGGGCGCTGGACTTTCTCGTGCCCGACTCGGTGGTGGCAGTG
The window above is part of the Candidatus Eisenbacteria bacterium genome. Proteins encoded here:
- the secG gene encoding preprotein translocase subunit SecG, with the protein product MYGVVLALHLIVCLALVAVVLVQSGQGGGLAGGAFGGATQTVFGGRGATDFITKATVWLGVTFFVTSLVLAKMTTGTVSSGAKRSLIQQQARKAAQSAPAAVPSSPGATPVPGAAPSGGAPAPSPAGGSR
- a CDS encoding TlpA family protein disulfide reductase — protein: MRSPALPHPKSIGLAVLLAIGAFAVPAGAGDNHAPAFSVKSVEGRAVRSSDYRNRPVIVDFWATWCAPCRASMPHLSSMQQRYAKRGLAVIGMSVDETGPAPVRRFARDLGVRFTIAMANDEVLDAYGPIRSIPTTFFINRKGEIVRRVVGYIDGETMEGYVQEILP
- a CDS encoding MotA/TolQ/ExbB proton channel family protein → MSFVVLQLGGGVRSTIPSLIAHASLFSKGVLLLLLVMSVYSWAILWDRLRLYATARRQDASFLTAFRRLGDAADCRLVAEQHPASVLARTALAGQKALEQYSSEHMGPAARWELAQHAMDRAANEEVASLERHVGFLATTGSVAPFVGLMGTVWGVMVSFVNIGAQGSATLVVVAPGIAEALIATIAGLAAAIPSVIGYNHCLGRLHEAGNRASSFTAEFLAGRLGAQLK
- a CDS encoding biopolymer transporter ExbD; translation: MAAGGGRRRPMAEINVTPLVDVVLVLLIIFMVTAPFLSGGLEIDLPKVSTRGLDVHEGLIVSIRRDLTLAVGEKVVPARGFEAALVAARAAERPVFLKADQAVPYGTIVEYIARMRRAGVSQLGLVTEPPRTPR
- a CDS encoding TonB C-terminal domain-containing protein, coding for MKSAVAGSAAVHLGLAAVVLLWRAGGTVLVPGPDVVQVSLVDASLAAAPAAAAAPAATRPGERAPTDEPGVRIEKPKKREPRKPEDALPPAPARPATPAPAPKVALPYADVGGGMRGQVAVDASNFEFAYYLQQVRVLIARNWTPQPGLPPGTRAEVYFRVSRDGSITAPVVERPSGNDYFDQSARRAVLVTGHLPPLPLGWAGADLGIHFGFEYSGD
- a CDS encoding PD40 domain-containing protein; amino-acid sequence: MRTSPFAMLSPWVALLALASAALAQDVRLDIRSGASSRLPIRCLPLAPAGDRDARTSSVQADEVLASDLQASAVFQVAKAWDPGVLAPPPAQADIGGKWTVNGASVRLAGEVVDATSRKAILTREYRGPLARWRELVHRFADDIVMQFTGEPGVASTKMAFVAQEGRAKELWVMDADGWGAHPLTADGSIVQSPAWAPDASLLLFTSYRGGTGPQLWVLSPEQRKPFLVSGRPGLNTSGAYSPDGQSIACTLSRDGNAEIYRLDARGGSPQRLTDSRGIDTSPAWSPTGRAIAFTSDRSGQPQVHVMDADGSNVHRLTYDVSYTDSPAWSPKGDRIAFVTRTGAGFDIWMCRPDGSGATPVVTGGSNENPRWSPDGRHLVFTSNRDGSRSLWVSDIDGAEPRKLDTGGRKAFSPAWSPRITGEVRP
- the pal gene encoding peptidoglycan-associated lipoprotein Pal; translation: MRLAPIRFAALALMAAALLAAGCAKKTTPVQTAPVPPSTTPAPTPSTPAPVPTPPAPSTPAASISDLATVHFALDSSALDDAARAILDRNARLLRDNADWTVTIAGNCDERGTVEYNQALGERRALAVRDYLIAAGVPDSRLKTISYGKEMPVDDGHDEAAWAKNRRADFSR
- the ybgF gene encoding tol-pal system protein YbgF, which produces MTPAGAAAPLRRGAGAIAVLVLLGSSALTPGCYTTQLGLLRSGLDSLRAQVDTMRANDAVAARLIEDTRREVGEQRDLVLSAQARQSSTQRDLADLVSRLEGRLDEVLSRVTRVSERSGASRPPVAPHPDAGSVPAAGGTAAPGTPATSAPASPSGPSPSQLFDLATRDLTEGRYPLALQGYREFLAKFPDTELADNAQYGVGECFFAQAAFDSAAAEYAKVGERWPQGDRAPAALYKLALSQERLGRSADARATFEDLVKRFPASSEAGLARDRIGASRR